The Aphis gossypii isolate Hap1 chromosome 3, ASM2018417v2, whole genome shotgun sequence genome includes a region encoding these proteins:
- the LOC114122354 gene encoding cyclin-dependent kinases regulatory subunit-like, with the protein MTSRGDIQYSTKYEDNMYIYRHVILPEDMAKLLPKTHLMTETEWRNLGIQMTSGWMHYMRYDPEPHIVPFRRLKKVNNQ; encoded by the exons ATGACGTCTAGAGGAGACATTCAGtattcaacaaaatatgaagacaatatgtatatctatag GCATGTAATCTTACCAGAAGACATGGCCAAACTCTTACCTAAGACTCATTTAATGACTGAAACTGAGTGGCGAAATCTAGGCATTCAAATGACATCTGGTTGGATGCATTACATGAGATATGATCcag aACCTCATATAGTGCCATTCAGACGACTTAAAAAAgtgaataatcaataa